The segment TTCAGGGTTATGGAAGGAATAACATCCTATCTTTTACCAGGAGGTGTAATAATATTTGTGTTGTTGGTTTTATCTGGCCTACATCTTAACCATTTATTCATTTGGATGGATACTGAAGTAGTGGCACACGATGAAATTATTCAGAATAAATCGGGATACTTAAACGTCCCTTTCTTCCTGATTAGAGCGCTAATCTATATTGGAGGATGGGTTGCCTTTAGACACTTCCTCGTGAAGAATTCTGTTAGAATGGACGATACAGATCCTAAAGATCTAACTTATTTCAAGAAGAATTTCAAACTGGCAGCAGGATTCCTTGTTTTCTTTATTGTGACTGAATCTATGATGTCCTGGGACTGGATCATGAGTCTTGACCCGCACTGGTTTAGTACCCTGTTTGGATGGTACGTATTTGCCAGTATGTTTGTTTCTGGAATTACTATGATCGCTCTTGTAACAATCTACATGAAATCGCTTGGATACTTAACCTTCGTGAACAACAGTCACATTCACGATTTGGCAAAATTCATGTTCGGGATAAGCATATTTTGGACTTACCTTTGGTTCTCCCAGTTTATGCTGATATGGTATTCTAATATCCCTGAAGAGGTAACCTATTTTGTTACACGTATAGAAGATTACGGTTTGTTATTCTGGGGGATGGTAGCAACTAACTTCCTCTTCCCTGTACTACTGCTTATGAACAGTGACTTTAAGCGTGTTAACTGGTTCGTGGTTATGGCGGGAATTGTTATCCTTCTTGGTCACTACATTAATGTATATGTAATGGTAATGCCTGCCACTGTTGGTGAGCTCATGGTTTATAGGATTGTCAGAGATAAGTTCTTTAGTTTTCTTTGCCGGATTGTTTATTTTTGTAGTATTCAGTTCTCTTACTAAAGCACCGCTACTGGCAAAACGAAATCCGTTTATCAGGGAAAGTGAGCATTTTCATTATTAGAAAAGGATTGTATAAAGTAGAAAATAAAAAATGACAGTATTTTTAATCATTATAGTTGTAGCCCTTTTTGCGATCACTGTTTGGCAATTGACGAAGATATTTCAGTTATCCAGGGATACTAATTCAATAGACAATTCACAAGTTGCAAGTGATAAGGATAATAAAATGCAGGGTAACCTTATGCTGGCATTCGGTATTGCGTTTTATGTGTTCATGCTTTATTCTTTCTGGACCTGGAGTGACAGGGCTCTTCCTGCTGCATCATCAGCTCACGGATTAGAATATGATACCTTACTTTGGATTTCTCTTGCGGTAATCATGGTAGTACAAATCCTAACTCAGGGTTTACTGCACTACTTCGCTTTTAAATATCAGGGAAGAAAAGGTAAAAAAGCTTTGTTCTTTGCAGATAACGATAAACTGGAATTCGTTTGGACTATTATTCCTGTAATTGTACTGGCAGGTCTAATTATTTATGGATTGTTTACCTGGTCAAGTATCATGAACATCGATGATGAGAATACAGATGCTATTGTCATCGAGATTTACGGAAGACAATTTGCCTGGGAAGCTCGTTATGCTTATATGGATAATACCCTTGGAAAGGCTAACGTACGATTTATAGAAGGAGCTAACACAATGGGAGTGGATATCGAAGATCCCTATGCTTATGACGATGTTGTTGCTTCAGAACTTCACCTTCCTGTGGGGCGGCCTGTAATATTTAAATTCAGGTCTCAGGATGTTTTACATTCGGCTTACTTTCCCCATTTCCGTGCACAAATGAACGTAGTTCCGGGAATGATTACTCAGTTCTCTTTTACTCCAACTGTTACTACCGAGGAGATCAGAGAGACTGAATATATGAGGGATAAACTGGCCCGGATCAAAGAATTGCGGAACGATAAAAATGAGCAGTTAATTGCTTCAGGAGGGGAGACCCTTTCAGACTATGAGCAATTTGATTACTTTTTACTGTGTAACAAGATTTGTGGTACTGCTCACTACAACATGCAAATGAAAGTTGTAGTAGAGACTGAGGCAGAATTTAATGCCTGGATGGCAGAACAATCCAAGTTTAGCGAAACCATAGATAAAATGCAACAACCAACTATTCCTGTTCCTGCAGAGGGAGATGAGAATAATGAAGATGTAGCTCAGGTTCAAAATTAATACGAAGAAAAAGATTTAAAGATATGTCAGCAGTAGGACACACAACAATAGATCACGCACATGATGATCACGGGCATCATCATAAACAGACTTTCATAACTAAATATATCTTTAGTACAGACCATAAGATGATTGCCAAGCAATATCTTATCACTGGTCTCTTAATGGGTATTATTGGTATTACAATGTCTGTTCTCTTCCGTATGCAGTTAGCCTGGCCGGAAGAGCCATTCTGGATATTTGAAGCACTTCTTGGTAAATGGGCACCCGGTGGCGTTATGTCCCAGGAAATATACCTTGCTTTAGTTACCATTCACGGTACTATCATGGTATTCTTTGTACTTACTGCAGGTTTAAGTGGTACTTTTAGTAACCTTCTTATTCCGCTTCAAATTGGTGCAAGAGATATGGCCTCAGGATTCCTGAACATGGTTTCTTACTGGTTGTTCTTCCTTTCAAGTATAATTATGTTAAGTTCATTGTTCGTAGAAGCTGGGCCAGCATCTGCAGGATGGACTATTTATCCTCCTCTTAGTGCCTTACCACAAGCTATAGGTGGATCTGGCTTAGGAATGACTCTTTGGCTGGTTTCAATGGCTATCTTTATTGCCTCTTCCTTAATGGGGTCGCTTAATTATATTGTTACTGTAATTAACTTAAGAACACGAGGAATGTCTATGACAAGACTTCCACTTACTATATGGGCCTTCTTTGTAACTGCTATTATTGGAGTTGTGTCTTTCCCTGTTCTTCTTTCTGCGGCTTTAATGCTTATAATGGACAGAAGCTTTGGAACCTCTTTCTTCCTGAGTGACATTTATATTCAGGGAGAAGTTCTTGCACATCAGGGAGGATCCCCTGTTTTGTTTGAACACCTTTTCTGGTTCCTTGGTCACCCGGAGGTTTAT is part of the Antarcticibacterium sp. 1MA-6-2 genome and harbors:
- a CDS encoding cytochrome c oxidase subunit II: MTVFLIIIVVALFAITVWQLTKIFQLSRDTNSIDNSQVASDKDNKMQGNLMLAFGIAFYVFMLYSFWTWSDRALPAASSAHGLEYDTLLWISLAVIMVVQILTQGLLHYFAFKYQGRKGKKALFFADNDKLEFVWTIIPVIVLAGLIIYGLFTWSSIMNIDDENTDAIVIEIYGRQFAWEARYAYMDNTLGKANVRFIEGANTMGVDIEDPYAYDDVVASELHLPVGRPVIFKFRSQDVLHSAYFPHFRAQMNVVPGMITQFSFTPTVTTEEIRETEYMRDKLARIKELRNDKNEQLIASGGETLSDYEQFDYFLLCNKICGTAHYNMQMKVVVETEAEFNAWMAEQSKFSETIDKMQQPTIPVPAEGDENNEDVAQVQN